A part of Macaca mulatta isolate MMU2019108-1 chromosome 12, T2T-MMU8v2.0, whole genome shotgun sequence genomic DNA contains:
- the ITPRID2 gene encoding protein ITPRID2 isoform X2, translating into MDRPLASSAEAEEELEWQVASRRRKAWAKCRSSWQASETEDLSTEATTQDEEEDEEEDLPGAQLPAAGGRGNVPNEKIAIWLKDCRTPLGASLDEQSSSTLKGVLVRNGGSFEDDLSLGAEANHLHESDAQIENCNNILAKERRLQFHQKGRSMNSTGSGKSSGTVSSVSELLELYEEDPEEILYNLGFGRDEPDIASKIPSRFFNSSSFAKGIDIKVFLSAQMQRMEVENPNYALTSRFRQIEVLTTVANAFSSLYSQVSGTPLQRIGSMSSVTSNKETDSPPPLTRSNTANRLMKTLSKLNLCVDKTEKGECSSPSPSVEKGKILNVSVMEESGNKNDQKSQKIIKKKESSSMLATVKEEVSGSSVTVTENTDSDRISDEANSNFNQETKNEQSKETQSHERQLGEESGIIESKLDSDFNISSHSELENSSELKSVHISTPEKEPCAPLTIPSIRNIMTQQKDSFEMEEVQSTEGEAPHVPATYQLGLTKSKRDHLLRTASQHSDSSGFAEDSTDCLSLNHLQVQESLQAMGSSADSCDSETTVTSLGEDLATPTAQDQPYFNESEEESLIPLQKGLEKAAAVADKRKSGSQDFPQCKTIENPGTKQSTCSSGDHVTEVTEVEEDLFPAETVELLREASADSDVDKSSECEFTQYTTHHILKSLASIEAKCSDTSSENTAGPPSSVDRVNTALQRAQMKVCTLSNQRIGRSLLKSKDLLKQRYLFAKAGYPLRRSQSLPTTLLSPVRVVSSVNVRLSPGKETRCSPPSFTYKYTPEEEQELEKGVMEHDGQSLVKSTIFISPSSVKKEEAPPSEAPRVEECHHGRTPTCSRLAPPPMSQSTCSLHSVHSEWQERPLCEHTRTLSTHSVPNISGATCSAFASPFGCPYSHRHATYPYRACSVNPPSAIEMQLRRVLHDIRNSLQNLSQYPMMRGPDLAAAPYSTQKSSVLPLYENTFQELQVMRRSLNLFRTQMMDLELAMLRQQTMVYHHMTEEERFEVDQLQSLRNSVRMELQDLELQLEERLLGLEEQLRAVRMPSPFRSSALMGMCGSRSADNLSCPSPLNVTELMQEQSYLKSELGLGLGEMGFEIPPGESSESVFSQATSESSSVCSGPSHANRRTGVPSAASVGKPKTPLVARKKVFRASVALTPTAPSRTGSVQTPPDLESSEEVDAAEEAPEVVGPKSEVEERHGKLPLMPAAEEVHKNVEQDELQQVIREIKESIVGEIRREIVSGLLAAVSSSKASNSKQDNH; encoded by the exons TACACCTTTGGGAGCCTCACTGGATGAACAAAGCAGTAGTACACTCAAGG GTGTGCTTGTGAGAAATGGAGGAAGTTTTGAAGATGATTTGTCATTGGGAGCTGAAG CCAACCACCTCCATGAAAGTGATGCTCAAATTGAAAACTG CAATAATATCTTGGCCAAAGAGAGAAGATTACAGTTTCATCAGAAAGGGAGAAGTATGAATTCCACTGGATCTGGGAAAAGTAGTGGGACGGTCTCAAG TGTTTCAGAATTGTTGGAACTTTATGAGGAAGATCCTGAAGAAATTCTTTATAATCTTGGATTTGGACGTGATGAACCAGATATTGCTTCTAAAATTCCTTCCAGATTTTTTAATTCATCATCCTTTGCCAAAGGGATAGATATTAAAGTATTTTTGAGTGCTCAGATGCAACGGATGGAAGTAGAAAACCCAAATTATGCTTTAACAA gcCGTTTTCGTCAAATTGAAGTGCTTACTACTGTGGCGaatgcattttcttctttatattcccAAGTCTCTGGGACTCCCCTGCAGAGAATTGGAAGTATGTCCTCAGTGACCTCTAACAAGGAGACAGACTCACCTCCACCTTTAACTCGAAGTAACACTGCAAATCGTTTAATGAAAACACTCTCAAAACTGAATTTATGCGTCGATAAAACAGAGAAAGGAGAATGTAGTAGTCCTTCTCCATcagttgaaaaaggaaagattCTAAATGTTTCAGTGATGGAAGAAAGTGGCAATAAAAACGATCaaaagtctcaaaaaattataaagaagaaagagtCATCTTCTATGTTGGCTACAGTTAAAGAAGAAGTGTCTGGTAGTTCAGTAACTGTTACAGAGAACACTGATAGTGATAGAATTTCTGATGAAGCAAATAGTAATTTTAACCAAGAAaccaaaaatgaacaaagtaaagAAACTCAAAGTCATGAGCGTCAACTGGGTGAGGAATCTGGTATTATAGAATCCAAATTAGATAGTGATTTCAACATATCCAGCCACAGTGAGCTAGAAAATAGCAGTGAGCTGAAAAGTGTCCATATATCCACACCTGAAAAAGAGCCATGTGCACCACTGACAATACCATCCATAAGAAATATAATGACACAGCAGAAAGACTCCTTCGAAATGGAAGAG GTTCAAAGTACGGAGGGAGAAGCTCCTCACGTTCCAGCCACTTACCAGCTAGGTCTTACGAAGTCAAAAAGGG ATCATCTATTACGTACTGCAAGTCAGCATTCCGATAGCAGTGGTTTTGCTGAAGATTCTACAGACTGCCTATCCCTTAATCATCTTCAG GTTCAGGAGTCCTTGCAGGCTATGGGGAGTAGTGCTGATAGTTGTGACAGTGAGACAACAGTTACGTCACTTGGTGAAGACCTTGCCACACCAACAGCACAAGACCAGCCTTATTTTAATGAATCAGAGGAGGAGTCTCTCATCCCTCTTCAGAAGGGACTAGAGAAAGCAGCAGCAGTTGCAGACAAAAGAAAATCAGGTAGCCAGGATTTCCCTCAGTGCAAGACCATTGAGAATCCAGGAACTAAACAGTCCACCTGTAGTTCAGGGGATCATGTTACTGAAGTTACTGAAGTGGAAGAGGATTTGTTTCCAGCAGAGACGGTAGAGCTACTGAGGGAAGCAAgtgctgatagtgatgtggatAAAAGCAGTGAATGTGAATTTACTCAGTATACCACACACCATATTCTGAAATCATTGGCTTCTATTGAAGCTAAATGCAGTGATACGAGCTCTGAAAATACAGCTGGGCCTCCCTCTTCCGTGGACAGAGTTAATACAGCTTTACAAAGAGCTCAAATGAAGGTTTGCACTCTGTCTAATCAAAGGATAGGGCGTAGCCTGCTAAAATCAAAAGATTTGTTAAAACAAAGGTACTTATTTGCAAAAGCTGGCTATCCTCTAAGAAGGTCTCAGTCTTTACCAACCACCTTACTGAGCCCAGTAAGGGTTGTGTCCTCTGTCAATGTTCGACTATCTCCAGGAAAAGAGACCAGATGCAGCCCACCTTCCTTCACCTATAAGTACACACCCGAAGAGGAGCAGGAATTGGAAAAGGGGGTGATGGAACATGATGGTCAGTCTTTAGTGAAATCGACCATTTTCATTTCTCCATCATCTGTGAAGAAAGAAGAAGCCCCCCCGAGTGAGGCGCCGCGGGTGGAGGAGTGCCACCATGGAAGGACTCCTACCTGTTCCCGGCTTGCTCCACCACCAATGTCTCAGTCTACCTGCTCCCTTCACTCCGTCCACTCTGAGTGGCAAGAAAGGCCCCTGTGTGAGCACACAAGAACTCTGAGCACTCACAGTGTTCCCAACATATCAGGGGCTACCTGTAGCGCTTTTGCTTCCCCTTTCGGGTGTCCTTACTCACATAGACATGCCACCTACCCTTACCGAGCGTGCTCTGTGAATCCTCCTTCAGCCATAGAAATGCAGTTGCGAAGAGTATTACACGATATTAGAAACTCACTGCAGAATCTTTCACAG TACCCTATGATGAGAGGACCTGATCTTGCTGCTGCTCCATATAGTACTCAGAAATCATCTGTTCTACCTCTTTATGAA AATACTTTTCAGGAGCTCCAGGTAATGAGGCGGAGCCTGAATTTGTTTAGAACACAAATGATGGATTTAGAATTGGCAATGCTGCGTCAGCAAACCATGGTTTATCATCATATGACTGAGGAGGAAAG GTTTGAAGTTGATCAGCTCCAGAGTTTGAGAAATTCAGTCCGAATGGAACTTCAGGACCTGGAACTGCAGCTAGAGGAGCGCCTCCTGGGCCTGGAGGAGCAGCTTCGTGCTGTGCGCATGCCTTCACCCTTCCGCTCTTCTGCACTCATG GGAATGTGTGGCAGTAGAAGCGCTGATAACTTGTCATGCCCTTCTCCATTGAAT GTCACTGAACTGATGCAGGAGCAGTCATACCTGAAGTCTGAATTGGGCCTGGGACTTGGAGAAATGGGATTTGAAATTCCTCCTGGAGAAAGCTCAGAATCTGTTTTTTCCCAAGCAACATCAGAATCATCTTCTGTATGTTCTGGTCCCTCTCATGCTAATAGAAGAACTGGAGTACCTTCTGCTGCCTCAGTGGGCAAACCCAAAACCCCATTAGTGGCAAGGAAGAAAGTATTCCGAGCATCGGTGGCCCTAACGCCAACAGCTCCTTCTAGAACAGGCTCTGTGCAGACACCTCCAGATTTGGAAAGTTCTGAGGAAGTTGATGCAGCTGAAGAAGCCCCAGAAGTTGTAGGACCTAAATCTGAAGTGGAAGAAAGGCATGGAAAACTCCCATTAATGCCAGCTGCTGAGGAAGTGCATAAAAATGTGGAGCAAGATGAGTTGCAGCAAGTCATACGGGAG ATTAAAGAGTCTATTGTTGGGGAAATCAGACGGGAAATTGTAAGTGGACTTTTGGCAGCAGTATCTTCAAGTAAAGCATCTAATTCTAAGCAAGATAATCATTAA
- the ITPRID2 gene encoding protein ITPRID2 isoform X8: protein MNKAVVHSRMFLSGVLVRNGGSFEDDLSLGAEANHLHESDAQIENCNNILAKERRLQFHQKGRSMNSTGSGKSSGTVSSVSELLELYEEDPEEILYNLGFGRDEPDIASKIPSRFFNSSSFAKGIDIKVFLSAQMQRMEVENPNYALTSRFRQIEVLTTVANAFSSLYSQVSGTPLQRIGSMSSVTSNKETDSPPPLTRSNTANRLMKTLSKLNLCVDKTEKGECSSPSPSVEKGKILNVSVMEESGNKNDQKSQKIIKKKESSSMLATVKEEVSGSSVTVTENTDSDRISDEANSNFNQETKNEQSKETQSHERQLGEESGIIESKLDSDFNISSHSELENSSELKSVHISTPEKEPCAPLTIPSIRNIMTQQKDSFEMEEVQSTEGEAPHVPATYQLGLTKSKRDHLLRTASQHSDSSGFAEDSTDCLSLNHLQVQESLQAMGSSADSCDSETTVTSLGEDLATPTAQDQPYFNESEEESLIPLQKGLEKAAAVADKRKSGSQDFPQCKTIENPGTKQSTCSSGDHVTEVTEVEEDLFPAETVELLREASADSDVDKSSECEFTQYTTHHILKSLASIEAKCSDTSSENTAGPPSSVDRVNTALQRAQMKVCTLSNQRIGRSLLKSKDLLKQRYLFAKAGYPLRRSQSLPTTLLSPVRVVSSVNVRLSPGKETRCSPPSFTYKYTPEEEQELEKGVMEHDGQSLVKSTIFISPSSVKKEEAPPSEAPRVEECHHGRTPTCSRLAPPPMSQSTCSLHSVHSEWQERPLCEHTRTLSTHSVPNISGATCSAFASPFGCPYSHRHATYPYRACSVNPPSAIEMQLRRVLHDIRNSLQNLSQYPMMRGPDLAAAPYSTQKSSVLPLYENTFQELQVMRRSLNLFRTQMMDLELAMLRQQTMVYHHMTEEERFEVDQLQSLRNSVRMELQDLELQLEERLLGLEEQLRAVRMPSPFRSSALMGMCGSRSADNLSCPSPLNVMEPVTELMQEQSYLKSELGLGLGEMGFEIPPGESSESVFSQATSESSSVCSGPSHANRRTGVPSAASVGKPKTPLVARKKVFRASVALTPTAPSRTGSVQTPPDLESSEEVDAAEEAPEVVGPKSEVEERHGKLPLMPAAEEVHKNVEQDELQQVIREIKESIVGEIRREIVSGLLAAVSSSKASNSKQDNH from the exons ATGAACAAAGCAGTAGTACACTCAAGG ATGTTTCTTTCAGGTGTGCTTGTGAGAAATGGAGGAAGTTTTGAAGATGATTTGTCATTGGGAGCTGAAG CCAACCACCTCCATGAAAGTGATGCTCAAATTGAAAACTG CAATAATATCTTGGCCAAAGAGAGAAGATTACAGTTTCATCAGAAAGGGAGAAGTATGAATTCCACTGGATCTGGGAAAAGTAGTGGGACGGTCTCAAG TGTTTCAGAATTGTTGGAACTTTATGAGGAAGATCCTGAAGAAATTCTTTATAATCTTGGATTTGGACGTGATGAACCAGATATTGCTTCTAAAATTCCTTCCAGATTTTTTAATTCATCATCCTTTGCCAAAGGGATAGATATTAAAGTATTTTTGAGTGCTCAGATGCAACGGATGGAAGTAGAAAACCCAAATTATGCTTTAACAA gcCGTTTTCGTCAAATTGAAGTGCTTACTACTGTGGCGaatgcattttcttctttatattcccAAGTCTCTGGGACTCCCCTGCAGAGAATTGGAAGTATGTCCTCAGTGACCTCTAACAAGGAGACAGACTCACCTCCACCTTTAACTCGAAGTAACACTGCAAATCGTTTAATGAAAACACTCTCAAAACTGAATTTATGCGTCGATAAAACAGAGAAAGGAGAATGTAGTAGTCCTTCTCCATcagttgaaaaaggaaagattCTAAATGTTTCAGTGATGGAAGAAAGTGGCAATAAAAACGATCaaaagtctcaaaaaattataaagaagaaagagtCATCTTCTATGTTGGCTACAGTTAAAGAAGAAGTGTCTGGTAGTTCAGTAACTGTTACAGAGAACACTGATAGTGATAGAATTTCTGATGAAGCAAATAGTAATTTTAACCAAGAAaccaaaaatgaacaaagtaaagAAACTCAAAGTCATGAGCGTCAACTGGGTGAGGAATCTGGTATTATAGAATCCAAATTAGATAGTGATTTCAACATATCCAGCCACAGTGAGCTAGAAAATAGCAGTGAGCTGAAAAGTGTCCATATATCCACACCTGAAAAAGAGCCATGTGCACCACTGACAATACCATCCATAAGAAATATAATGACACAGCAGAAAGACTCCTTCGAAATGGAAGAG GTTCAAAGTACGGAGGGAGAAGCTCCTCACGTTCCAGCCACTTACCAGCTAGGTCTTACGAAGTCAAAAAGGG ATCATCTATTACGTACTGCAAGTCAGCATTCCGATAGCAGTGGTTTTGCTGAAGATTCTACAGACTGCCTATCCCTTAATCATCTTCAG GTTCAGGAGTCCTTGCAGGCTATGGGGAGTAGTGCTGATAGTTGTGACAGTGAGACAACAGTTACGTCACTTGGTGAAGACCTTGCCACACCAACAGCACAAGACCAGCCTTATTTTAATGAATCAGAGGAGGAGTCTCTCATCCCTCTTCAGAAGGGACTAGAGAAAGCAGCAGCAGTTGCAGACAAAAGAAAATCAGGTAGCCAGGATTTCCCTCAGTGCAAGACCATTGAGAATCCAGGAACTAAACAGTCCACCTGTAGTTCAGGGGATCATGTTACTGAAGTTACTGAAGTGGAAGAGGATTTGTTTCCAGCAGAGACGGTAGAGCTACTGAGGGAAGCAAgtgctgatagtgatgtggatAAAAGCAGTGAATGTGAATTTACTCAGTATACCACACACCATATTCTGAAATCATTGGCTTCTATTGAAGCTAAATGCAGTGATACGAGCTCTGAAAATACAGCTGGGCCTCCCTCTTCCGTGGACAGAGTTAATACAGCTTTACAAAGAGCTCAAATGAAGGTTTGCACTCTGTCTAATCAAAGGATAGGGCGTAGCCTGCTAAAATCAAAAGATTTGTTAAAACAAAGGTACTTATTTGCAAAAGCTGGCTATCCTCTAAGAAGGTCTCAGTCTTTACCAACCACCTTACTGAGCCCAGTAAGGGTTGTGTCCTCTGTCAATGTTCGACTATCTCCAGGAAAAGAGACCAGATGCAGCCCACCTTCCTTCACCTATAAGTACACACCCGAAGAGGAGCAGGAATTGGAAAAGGGGGTGATGGAACATGATGGTCAGTCTTTAGTGAAATCGACCATTTTCATTTCTCCATCATCTGTGAAGAAAGAAGAAGCCCCCCCGAGTGAGGCGCCGCGGGTGGAGGAGTGCCACCATGGAAGGACTCCTACCTGTTCCCGGCTTGCTCCACCACCAATGTCTCAGTCTACCTGCTCCCTTCACTCCGTCCACTCTGAGTGGCAAGAAAGGCCCCTGTGTGAGCACACAAGAACTCTGAGCACTCACAGTGTTCCCAACATATCAGGGGCTACCTGTAGCGCTTTTGCTTCCCCTTTCGGGTGTCCTTACTCACATAGACATGCCACCTACCCTTACCGAGCGTGCTCTGTGAATCCTCCTTCAGCCATAGAAATGCAGTTGCGAAGAGTATTACACGATATTAGAAACTCACTGCAGAATCTTTCACAG TACCCTATGATGAGAGGACCTGATCTTGCTGCTGCTCCATATAGTACTCAGAAATCATCTGTTCTACCTCTTTATGAA AATACTTTTCAGGAGCTCCAGGTAATGAGGCGGAGCCTGAATTTGTTTAGAACACAAATGATGGATTTAGAATTGGCAATGCTGCGTCAGCAAACCATGGTTTATCATCATATGACTGAGGAGGAAAG GTTTGAAGTTGATCAGCTCCAGAGTTTGAGAAATTCAGTCCGAATGGAACTTCAGGACCTGGAACTGCAGCTAGAGGAGCGCCTCCTGGGCCTGGAGGAGCAGCTTCGTGCTGTGCGCATGCCTTCACCCTTCCGCTCTTCTGCACTCATG GGAATGTGTGGCAGTAGAAGCGCTGATAACTTGTCATGCCCTTCTCCATTGAATGTAATGGaacca GTCACTGAACTGATGCAGGAGCAGTCATACCTGAAGTCTGAATTGGGCCTGGGACTTGGAGAAATGGGATTTGAAATTCCTCCTGGAGAAAGCTCAGAATCTGTTTTTTCCCAAGCAACATCAGAATCATCTTCTGTATGTTCTGGTCCCTCTCATGCTAATAGAAGAACTGGAGTACCTTCTGCTGCCTCAGTGGGCAAACCCAAAACCCCATTAGTGGCAAGGAAGAAAGTATTCCGAGCATCGGTGGCCCTAACGCCAACAGCTCCTTCTAGAACAGGCTCTGTGCAGACACCTCCAGATTTGGAAAGTTCTGAGGAAGTTGATGCAGCTGAAGAAGCCCCAGAAGTTGTAGGACCTAAATCTGAAGTGGAAGAAAGGCATGGAAAACTCCCATTAATGCCAGCTGCTGAGGAAGTGCATAAAAATGTGGAGCAAGATGAGTTGCAGCAAGTCATACGGGAG ATTAAAGAGTCTATTGTTGGGGAAATCAGACGGGAAATTGTAAGTGGACTTTTGGCAGCAGTATCTTCAAGTAAAGCATCTAATTCTAAGCAAGATAATCATTAA
- the ITPRID2 gene encoding protein ITPRID2 isoform X10 — MNKAVVHSRMFLSGVLVRNGGSFEDDLSLGAEANHLHESDAQIENCNNILAKERRLQFHQKGRSMNSTGSGKSSGTVSSVSELLELYEEDPEEILYNLGFGRDEPDIASKIPSRFFNSSSFAKGIDIKVFLSAQMQRMEVENPNYALTSRFRQIEVLTTVANAFSSLYSQVSGTPLQRIGSMSSVTSNKETDSPPPLTRSNTANRLMKTLSKLNLCVDKTEKGECSSPSPSVEKGKILNVSVMEESGNKNDQKSQKIIKKKESSSMLATVKEEVSGSSVTVTENTDSDRISDEANSNFNQETKNEQSKETQSHERQLGEESGIIESKLDSDFNISSHSELENSSELKSVHISTPEKEPCAPLTIPSIRNIMTQQKDSFEMEEVQSTEGEAPHVPATYQLGLTKSKRDHLLRTASQHSDSSGFAEDSTDCLSLNHLQVQESLQAMGSSADSCDSETTVTSLGEDLATPTAQDQPYFNESEEESLIPLQKGLEKAAAVADKRKSGSQDFPQCKTIENPGTKQSTCSSGDHVTEVTEVEEDLFPAETVELLREASADSDVDKSSECEFTQYTTHHILKSLASIEAKCSDTSSENTAGPPSSVDRVNTALQRAQMKVCTLSNQRIGRSLLKSKDLLKQRYLFAKAGYPLRRSQSLPTTLLSPVRVVSSVNVRLSPGKETRCSPPSFTYKYTPEEEQELEKGVMEHDGQSLVKSTIFISPSSVKKEEAPPSEAPRVEECHHGRTPTCSRLAPPPMSQSTCSLHSVHSEWQERPLCEHTRTLSTHSVPNISGATCSAFASPFGCPYSHRHATYPYRACSVNPPSAIEMQLRRVLHDIRNSLQNLSQYPMMRGPDLAAAPYSTQKSSVLPLYENTFQELQVMRRSLNLFRTQMMDLELAMLRQQTMVYHHMTEEERFEVDQLQSLRNSVRMELQDLELQLEERLLGLEEQLRAVRMPSPFRSSALMVTELMQEQSYLKSELGLGLGEMGFEIPPGESSESVFSQATSESSSVCSGPSHANRRTGVPSAASVGKPKTPLVARKKVFRASVALTPTAPSRTGSVQTPPDLESSEEVDAAEEAPEVVGPKSEVEERHGKLPLMPAAEEVHKNVEQDELQQVIREIKESIVGEIRREIVSGLLAAVSSSKASNSKQDNH; from the exons ATGAACAAAGCAGTAGTACACTCAAGG ATGTTTCTTTCAGGTGTGCTTGTGAGAAATGGAGGAAGTTTTGAAGATGATTTGTCATTGGGAGCTGAAG CCAACCACCTCCATGAAAGTGATGCTCAAATTGAAAACTG CAATAATATCTTGGCCAAAGAGAGAAGATTACAGTTTCATCAGAAAGGGAGAAGTATGAATTCCACTGGATCTGGGAAAAGTAGTGGGACGGTCTCAAG TGTTTCAGAATTGTTGGAACTTTATGAGGAAGATCCTGAAGAAATTCTTTATAATCTTGGATTTGGACGTGATGAACCAGATATTGCTTCTAAAATTCCTTCCAGATTTTTTAATTCATCATCCTTTGCCAAAGGGATAGATATTAAAGTATTTTTGAGTGCTCAGATGCAACGGATGGAAGTAGAAAACCCAAATTATGCTTTAACAA gcCGTTTTCGTCAAATTGAAGTGCTTACTACTGTGGCGaatgcattttcttctttatattcccAAGTCTCTGGGACTCCCCTGCAGAGAATTGGAAGTATGTCCTCAGTGACCTCTAACAAGGAGACAGACTCACCTCCACCTTTAACTCGAAGTAACACTGCAAATCGTTTAATGAAAACACTCTCAAAACTGAATTTATGCGTCGATAAAACAGAGAAAGGAGAATGTAGTAGTCCTTCTCCATcagttgaaaaaggaaagattCTAAATGTTTCAGTGATGGAAGAAAGTGGCAATAAAAACGATCaaaagtctcaaaaaattataaagaagaaagagtCATCTTCTATGTTGGCTACAGTTAAAGAAGAAGTGTCTGGTAGTTCAGTAACTGTTACAGAGAACACTGATAGTGATAGAATTTCTGATGAAGCAAATAGTAATTTTAACCAAGAAaccaaaaatgaacaaagtaaagAAACTCAAAGTCATGAGCGTCAACTGGGTGAGGAATCTGGTATTATAGAATCCAAATTAGATAGTGATTTCAACATATCCAGCCACAGTGAGCTAGAAAATAGCAGTGAGCTGAAAAGTGTCCATATATCCACACCTGAAAAAGAGCCATGTGCACCACTGACAATACCATCCATAAGAAATATAATGACACAGCAGAAAGACTCCTTCGAAATGGAAGAG GTTCAAAGTACGGAGGGAGAAGCTCCTCACGTTCCAGCCACTTACCAGCTAGGTCTTACGAAGTCAAAAAGGG ATCATCTATTACGTACTGCAAGTCAGCATTCCGATAGCAGTGGTTTTGCTGAAGATTCTACAGACTGCCTATCCCTTAATCATCTTCAG GTTCAGGAGTCCTTGCAGGCTATGGGGAGTAGTGCTGATAGTTGTGACAGTGAGACAACAGTTACGTCACTTGGTGAAGACCTTGCCACACCAACAGCACAAGACCAGCCTTATTTTAATGAATCAGAGGAGGAGTCTCTCATCCCTCTTCAGAAGGGACTAGAGAAAGCAGCAGCAGTTGCAGACAAAAGAAAATCAGGTAGCCAGGATTTCCCTCAGTGCAAGACCATTGAGAATCCAGGAACTAAACAGTCCACCTGTAGTTCAGGGGATCATGTTACTGAAGTTACTGAAGTGGAAGAGGATTTGTTTCCAGCAGAGACGGTAGAGCTACTGAGGGAAGCAAgtgctgatagtgatgtggatAAAAGCAGTGAATGTGAATTTACTCAGTATACCACACACCATATTCTGAAATCATTGGCTTCTATTGAAGCTAAATGCAGTGATACGAGCTCTGAAAATACAGCTGGGCCTCCCTCTTCCGTGGACAGAGTTAATACAGCTTTACAAAGAGCTCAAATGAAGGTTTGCACTCTGTCTAATCAAAGGATAGGGCGTAGCCTGCTAAAATCAAAAGATTTGTTAAAACAAAGGTACTTATTTGCAAAAGCTGGCTATCCTCTAAGAAGGTCTCAGTCTTTACCAACCACCTTACTGAGCCCAGTAAGGGTTGTGTCCTCTGTCAATGTTCGACTATCTCCAGGAAAAGAGACCAGATGCAGCCCACCTTCCTTCACCTATAAGTACACACCCGAAGAGGAGCAGGAATTGGAAAAGGGGGTGATGGAACATGATGGTCAGTCTTTAGTGAAATCGACCATTTTCATTTCTCCATCATCTGTGAAGAAAGAAGAAGCCCCCCCGAGTGAGGCGCCGCGGGTGGAGGAGTGCCACCATGGAAGGACTCCTACCTGTTCCCGGCTTGCTCCACCACCAATGTCTCAGTCTACCTGCTCCCTTCACTCCGTCCACTCTGAGTGGCAAGAAAGGCCCCTGTGTGAGCACACAAGAACTCTGAGCACTCACAGTGTTCCCAACATATCAGGGGCTACCTGTAGCGCTTTTGCTTCCCCTTTCGGGTGTCCTTACTCACATAGACATGCCACCTACCCTTACCGAGCGTGCTCTGTGAATCCTCCTTCAGCCATAGAAATGCAGTTGCGAAGAGTATTACACGATATTAGAAACTCACTGCAGAATCTTTCACAG TACCCTATGATGAGAGGACCTGATCTTGCTGCTGCTCCATATAGTACTCAGAAATCATCTGTTCTACCTCTTTATGAA AATACTTTTCAGGAGCTCCAGGTAATGAGGCGGAGCCTGAATTTGTTTAGAACACAAATGATGGATTTAGAATTGGCAATGCTGCGTCAGCAAACCATGGTTTATCATCATATGACTGAGGAGGAAAG GTTTGAAGTTGATCAGCTCCAGAGTTTGAGAAATTCAGTCCGAATGGAACTTCAGGACCTGGAACTGCAGCTAGAGGAGCGCCTCCTGGGCCTGGAGGAGCAGCTTCGTGCTGTGCGCATGCCTTCACCCTTCCGCTCTTCTGCACTCATG GTCACTGAACTGATGCAGGAGCAGTCATACCTGAAGTCTGAATTGGGCCTGGGACTTGGAGAAATGGGATTTGAAATTCCTCCTGGAGAAAGCTCAGAATCTGTTTTTTCCCAAGCAACATCAGAATCATCTTCTGTATGTTCTGGTCCCTCTCATGCTAATAGAAGAACTGGAGTACCTTCTGCTGCCTCAGTGGGCAAACCCAAAACCCCATTAGTGGCAAGGAAGAAAGTATTCCGAGCATCGGTGGCCCTAACGCCAACAGCTCCTTCTAGAACAGGCTCTGTGCAGACACCTCCAGATTTGGAAAGTTCTGAGGAAGTTGATGCAGCTGAAGAAGCCCCAGAAGTTGTAGGACCTAAATCTGAAGTGGAAGAAAGGCATGGAAAACTCCCATTAATGCCAGCTGCTGAGGAAGTGCATAAAAATGTGGAGCAAGATGAGTTGCAGCAAGTCATACGGGAG ATTAAAGAGTCTATTGTTGGGGAAATCAGACGGGAAATTGTAAGTGGACTTTTGGCAGCAGTATCTTCAAGTAAAGCATCTAATTCTAAGCAAGATAATCATTAA